A DNA window from Bradyrhizobium barranii subsp. barranii contains the following coding sequences:
- a CDS encoding patatin-like phospholipase family protein: protein MSGPSRGWIRQTGARLTGFLVLACSLALGACTSLPRTPYTAAEAGASRVLDIDGLRRYADEPVTKFSFEKDTSTATKSYLALSGGGADGAYGVGVLNGWTTARTRPTFSVVSGVSTGGLIAPFAYLGSQYDDTLRELYTSGIAESLLNDPSIMRVLFGSGLFGNTRLRELVARYVGPEIMAQVARENGKGRKLLVVTTDLDTQRTSIWDMGKIAAVGTPEALKLFRDVMAASASIPLVFPPIMIDAEGEGRRFQEMHVDGGVTAPVLTLPEALLSQDRLPGNARMNIYILVNKKIERNFELVSNSTIDVASRSLSSITQSQTRSIIFSTYDFAKRNNLGFHLSYIARDYPAPPSEGFDTAYMRALYQYGYEKAASGQAWTSKLP from the coding sequence ATGTCCGGCCCCTCGCGCGGCTGGATCAGACAGACAGGCGCCCGCCTGACCGGATTCCTGGTTCTGGCGTGCAGCCTGGCACTCGGCGCCTGCACCTCCCTGCCCCGCACGCCCTATACGGCCGCTGAGGCCGGCGCGTCGCGCGTGCTCGATATCGACGGCTTGCGCCGCTACGCCGACGAGCCCGTCACGAAATTCAGCTTCGAGAAGGACACCAGCACCGCCACGAAGTCCTATCTGGCGCTCTCCGGCGGCGGCGCCGATGGCGCCTACGGCGTCGGCGTGCTCAACGGCTGGACCACGGCGCGCACCCGGCCGACCTTCTCGGTTGTCTCGGGCGTGAGCACCGGCGGCCTGATCGCACCGTTTGCGTATCTCGGCTCGCAATATGACGACACGCTCAGGGAGCTCTACACCAGCGGCATCGCGGAGAGCCTCCTGAACGATCCCAGCATCATGCGCGTGCTGTTCGGATCCGGCCTGTTCGGCAATACGCGGCTGCGCGAGCTCGTCGCCCGCTATGTCGGGCCGGAGATCATGGCGCAGGTCGCGCGTGAAAATGGCAAGGGCCGAAAGCTGCTGGTGGTAACCACCGATCTCGACACCCAGCGGACCTCGATCTGGGACATGGGCAAGATCGCAGCGGTCGGAACACCCGAGGCGCTAAAACTGTTTCGCGACGTGATGGCGGCTTCCGCCAGCATTCCCCTGGTGTTTCCGCCTATCATGATCGACGCCGAAGGCGAGGGCCGCAGATTTCAGGAGATGCATGTCGACGGCGGCGTGACGGCGCCGGTGCTGACGCTGCCGGAAGCCCTGCTCTCCCAGGACCGCCTGCCCGGCAACGCGCGGATGAACATCTACATCCTCGTCAACAAGAAGATCGAACGCAATTTCGAGCTCGTGTCCAACAGCACCATCGACGTCGCCTCGCGCAGCCTGTCGTCGATCACCCAGTCGCAGACGCGCTCGATCATCTTCTCGACCTATGATTTCGCCAAGCGCAACAATCTCGGCTTCCACCTCTCCTACATCGCGCGCGATTACCCCGCGCCGCCTTCGGAAGGGTTCGACACCGCCTATATGCGGGCGCTGTATCAGTACGGATACGAGAAGGCTGCCTCCGGCCAGGCCTGGACTTCGAAGCTGCCGTGA
- a CDS encoding TetR/AcrR family transcriptional regulator — MGLTATRTKPAAPRREVPKSRGGRPTKTAAIERDQRLIEVATRLFLDRGFDATSLDAVAEAARVSKPTVYSRYGDKRGLFAAVLRREIARWLAPLSAAAETQLSSASDISVEQRLVEIGREMLTFTCGPDAVAFSRMLTSQAINFPDIAKLGKEEGWLKAVATTARFFDRLVAQGALDVDDTTIAAEVFLDVVVGHTHRLATFGTALELKAAEKRMRAAIKLFLAGALGPADRIQSPAKGTQRRRPSR, encoded by the coding sequence ATGGGATTGACTGCGACCAGGACAAAACCGGCGGCGCCACGGCGCGAGGTGCCGAAATCACGCGGCGGCCGTCCGACGAAAACCGCTGCGATCGAGCGCGATCAGCGGCTGATTGAGGTCGCCACCCGCCTGTTCCTGGATCGCGGCTTCGACGCGACCTCGCTCGACGCGGTCGCGGAGGCCGCTCGGGTCAGCAAACCCACCGTCTATTCCCGCTACGGGGACAAGCGCGGCCTGTTTGCCGCCGTGCTGAGGCGCGAAATCGCGCGCTGGCTTGCGCCACTATCGGCAGCCGCCGAGACCCAGCTCTCCAGCGCCTCGGACATTTCGGTCGAGCAGAGGCTGGTCGAGATCGGGCGCGAGATGCTGACCTTCACCTGCGGGCCCGATGCCGTCGCATTCAGCCGCATGCTGACGTCACAGGCCATCAACTTCCCCGACATCGCCAAGCTCGGCAAGGAGGAAGGCTGGCTGAAGGCCGTCGCCACCACGGCCCGCTTCTTCGACCGTCTGGTGGCGCAGGGCGCACTCGACGTCGACGACACCACGATCGCGGCAGAGGTGTTCCTCGACGTCGTCGTCGGTCACACCCACCGCCTGGCGACGTTCGGCACGGCGCTGGAATTGAAGGCCGCCGAGAAGCGCATGCGCGCGGCGATCAAGCTGTTCCTGGCCGGCGCGCTGGGACCAGCAGACCGCATCCAGAGCCCCGCAAAGGGCACACAGCGGCGGCGCCCGTCCCGCTGA
- a CDS encoding PepSY domain-containing protein, with amino-acid sequence MTTAKRLTARLLAIALPALLLAAPAQAIVTTGTPTALHGDTDGDAEADRQAVSREIERFRSSSISISQAMAIAEARHAGATTADVSFDGASGVPVYRVKTLHNDRIWRHTINAATGELVGGEAALPLAELDLDDRSNLAALGAIKHRLADAVHVAERAASGKAISGGLVRERGRLNFAIVVISGDNLKEVILEPPGARTK; translated from the coding sequence ATGACGACAGCCAAACGATTGACCGCGCGATTACTTGCGATCGCCTTGCCCGCGCTGCTCCTCGCCGCGCCGGCGCAGGCGATTGTCACCACGGGCACGCCAACCGCGCTTCACGGCGACACAGATGGTGATGCCGAAGCAGACCGCCAAGCGGTCAGCCGCGAAATCGAACGATTCCGCAGCTCGTCGATCTCGATCAGCCAGGCCATGGCGATTGCGGAAGCCCGTCATGCCGGTGCCACGACGGCGGATGTGAGTTTCGACGGAGCCTCCGGCGTGCCGGTCTACCGGGTGAAGACCCTGCACAACGACCGCATCTGGCGCCACACCATCAACGCCGCCACCGGCGAGCTCGTCGGCGGCGAAGCCGCCCTCCCCCTCGCCGAACTCGATCTCGACGACCGCAGCAACCTCGCAGCGCTCGGTGCCATCAAGCACCGCCTTGCGGATGCCGTGCACGTCGCCGAACGTGCGGCCTCGGGAAAGGCGATCAGCGGCGGACTGGTCCGCGAACGCGGCCGGCTGAATTTCGCGATCGTCGTCATCAGCGGCGATAACCTCAAGGAGGTCATCCTGGAGCCGCCGGGCGCCCGGACGAAGTAG
- a CDS encoding aspartate-semialdehyde dehydrogenase: MEENVSNDPVVAIVGVTGAVGAEFIATMDKRGFRVGKLKALASARSAGKTVSFRGQDVVIEELTERAFEGVDIALFSAGGSISKKFAPIAVKAGAVVVDNSSAFRMDPNVPLVIPEINANRIRDHKGIIANPNCAAITALVPLWPIHQTNRIKRVIISTYQAASGAGAAAMDELVESTRANLNGQVYTPKVMPHPYAFNLFNHNTAVDPETGYNDEETKVIKETRKIFEDEKIAIGVTCVRVPVLRAHCEAITFECEKPITDKQVRAIMAQAPGVKLVDDRVKNYFPMPIDASGQDDVLVGRIRKDLSDPSGHSISMFVAADQLLKGAALNAVQIAELLPQRVMA; this comes from the coding sequence ATGGAGGAGAATGTGAGTAACGATCCCGTCGTCGCGATTGTCGGCGTCACCGGTGCGGTGGGCGCCGAATTCATCGCCACCATGGACAAGCGCGGCTTTCGCGTCGGCAAGCTCAAGGCGCTCGCAAGCGCCCGCTCGGCCGGCAAGACGGTGTCGTTCCGCGGGCAGGACGTCGTCATCGAGGAATTGACCGAGCGCGCTTTCGAGGGCGTCGACATCGCGCTGTTCTCGGCCGGCGGCAGCATCTCCAAGAAGTTCGCGCCAATCGCTGTCAAGGCCGGCGCCGTCGTGGTCGACAACTCCTCCGCCTTCCGCATGGACCCGAACGTGCCGCTGGTGATCCCCGAGATCAACGCCAACCGCATCCGCGACCACAAGGGCATCATTGCGAACCCGAACTGCGCCGCGATCACCGCACTGGTGCCGCTCTGGCCGATCCACCAGACGAACCGCATCAAGCGCGTCATCATCTCGACCTACCAGGCGGCCTCCGGCGCCGGCGCCGCCGCGATGGACGAGCTCGTCGAGTCCACCCGCGCCAATCTCAACGGGCAGGTCTATACGCCCAAGGTGATGCCGCACCCCTACGCCTTCAATCTCTTCAACCACAACACCGCGGTCGACCCTGAAACCGGCTACAACGACGAAGAGACCAAGGTCATCAAGGAAACCCGCAAGATCTTCGAGGACGAGAAGATCGCGATCGGCGTCACCTGCGTTCGCGTGCCGGTGCTGCGCGCCCATTGCGAGGCCATCACCTTCGAATGCGAGAAGCCGATCACCGACAAACAGGTCCGTGCCATCATGGCGCAGGCGCCCGGCGTGAAGCTCGTCGACGACCGCGTGAAGAACTACTTCCCGATGCCGATCGACGCTTCGGGCCAGGACGACGTCCTGGTCGGCCGCATCCGCAAGGATCTCAGCGATCCCTCAGGGCATTCGATCTCGATGTTCGTGGCGGCCGACCAGCTGCTCAAGGGCGCCGCGCTGAACGCGGTGCAGATCGCGGAGTTGTTGCCGCAGCGCGTGATGGCGTAA